The following coding sequences are from one Flavobacteriales bacterium window:
- a CDS encoding lycopene cyclase domain-containing protein, producing MTYLLINIGAIIIPLLFSFDPRFGFVRKWPLVFIVLLIQGTFFIAWDAWYTSLGIWSFNNQHLVGIHIFGLPLEEILFFVCIPFCLLFLHEVLRYFLPEWKMGAWMDMLLIAAIIFLSVLAVSSNGLAYTQVVSLLGAAALITVRLTLPRSVTERLFLLFPLHLFFFYIVNGLLTAFPVVMYDDTENLALRVFTIPVEDHIYSLLMLWSYVGTYEALLMRYGRPTSASVSPA from the coding sequence GTGACCTACCTCCTGATCAATATAGGTGCGATCATCATCCCACTTCTTTTCTCATTCGATCCGCGGTTCGGATTTGTACGAAAATGGCCTTTGGTTTTCATTGTGCTCTTGATCCAGGGTACATTTTTCATTGCATGGGATGCCTGGTACACGTCCCTGGGGATATGGTCCTTTAACAATCAGCATCTGGTGGGCATACACATATTCGGATTGCCACTGGAAGAGATCCTGTTCTTTGTCTGCATCCCCTTTTGCTTATTATTCCTGCATGAAGTATTACGTTACTTTCTGCCTGAATGGAAGATGGGCGCCTGGATGGACATGCTGTTGATCGCTGCGATCATCTTTCTATCCGTGCTTGCCGTATCATCAAATGGCCTGGCATACACCCAGGTCGTTTCCCTGCTCGGGGCCGCAGCCCTCATAACCGTTCGACTTACACTTCCACGTTCCGTCACGGAGCGTTTGTTTCTGCTCTTCCCCCTGCACCTTTTCTTTTTTTACATCGTGAACGGATTGCTGACGGCCTTCCCGGTTGTGATGTATGATGACACCGAGAACTTGGCACTACGCGTGTTTACGATTCCGGTCGAAGATCACATCTACAGTCTGTTGATGCTATGGTCCTACGTAGGGACCTATGAGGCCTTGCTGATGCGATATGGACGCCCTACCAGTGCATCTGTATCGCCAGCATGA